From one Marmota flaviventris isolate mMarFla1 chromosome 1, mMarFla1.hap1, whole genome shotgun sequence genomic stretch:
- the Kmt5a gene encoding N-lysine methyltransferase KMT5A isoform X1, with protein sequence MGLAGLQENVFAGQSKIYTYMSPNKCSGMRSPLQEENSVAHHEVKCQGKPLAGIYRKREEKRSAGNAIRSSLKSEEQKIKDARRGPLAPFPNQKSEAAEPPKTPTSTCDSTNAAVAKQALKKPLKGKQTPRKKAQGKTQQNRKLTDFYPVRRSSRKSKAELQSEERKRIDKLIESGKEEGMKIDLIDGKGRGVIATKQFSRGDFVVEYHGDLIEITDAKKREALYAQDPSTGCYMYYFQYLSKTYCVDATRETNRLGRLINHSKCGNCQTKLHDIDGVPHLILIASRDIAAGEELLYDYGDRSRASIEAYPWLKH encoded by the exons ATGGGCCTGGCCGGGCTGCAG GAGAACGTATTTGCCGGGCAATCAAAGATCTATACCTACATGAGCCCGAACAAATGCTCTGGAATGCGTTCCCCCCTTCAGGAAGAGAACTCAGTTGCACATCACGAAGTCAAATGCCAGGGGAAACCATTAGCTGGAATCTACAGGAAACGAGAAG AGAAAAGAAGTGCTGGGAATGCCATCCGGAGCTCCCTGAAGTCAGAAGAACAGAAGATCAAAGACGCCAGGAGAGGTCCCCTGGCACCTTTTCCAAACCAAAAATCTGAAGCAGCAGAACCTCCAAAAACTCCAACCTCGACTTGTGATTCTACCAATGCAGCCGTTGCCAAGCAGGCCCTGAAAAAGCCCCTCAAGGGAAAACAGACCCCTCGGAAAAA AGCTCAAGGAAAAACGCAACAGAATCGCAAACTCACGGACTTCTACCCTGTCCGGAGGAGCTCCAGGAAGAGCAAGGCCGAGCTGCAG tctgaagaaaggaagagaatagaTAAGCTGATTGAAAGTGGGAAGGAAGAAGGCATGAAG ATTGACCTCATTGATGGCAAAGGCAGGGGCGTGATCGCCACCAAGCAGTTCTCCCGGGGTGACTTTGTGGTGGAGTACCACGGCGACCTTATCGAGATCACTGACGCCAAGAAGCGAGAGGCTCTGTATGCACAAGACCCCTCTACGGGCTGCTACATGTATTATTTTCAGTATCTGAGCAAAACCTACTG CGTGGACGCCACCAGAGAGACAAACCGCCTGGGAAGGCTGATCAATCACAGCAAGTGCGGGAACTGCCAGACGAAGCTGCACGACATCGATGGCGTGCCTCACCTCATCCTCATTGCCTCCCGCGACATCGCAGCCGGGGAGGAGCTGCTGTATGACTACGGGGACCGCAGCAGGGCCTCCATCGAGGCCTACCCATGGCTGAAGCATTGA
- the Kmt5a gene encoding N-lysine methyltransferase KMT5A isoform X2, with amino-acid sequence MSKPRAVEAAAAAAAVAVAATAPGPEMVERRGPGRPRTNGENVFAGQSKIYTYMSPNKCSGMRSPLQEENSVAHHEVKCQGKPLAGIYRKREEKRSAGNAIRSSLKSEEQKIKDARRGPLAPFPNQKSEAAEPPKTPTSTCDSTNAAVAKQALKKPLKGKQTPRKKAQGKTQQNRKLTDFYPVRRSSRKSKAELQSEERKRIDKLIESGKEEGMKIDLIDGKGRGVIATKQFSRGDFVVEYHGDLIEITDAKKREALYAQDPSTGCYMYYFQYLSKTYCVDATRETNRLGRLINHSKCGNCQTKLHDIDGVPHLILIASRDIAAGEELLYDYGDRSRASIEAYPWLKH; translated from the exons ATGTCCAAGCCCCGCGCGgtggaggcggcggcggcggcggcggcggtggcggtggcAGCGACGGCCCCGGGCCCGGAGATGGTGGAGCGGAGGGGCCCGGGGAGGCCCCGCACCAACGGG GAGAACGTATTTGCCGGGCAATCAAAGATCTATACCTACATGAGCCCGAACAAATGCTCTGGAATGCGTTCCCCCCTTCAGGAAGAGAACTCAGTTGCACATCACGAAGTCAAATGCCAGGGGAAACCATTAGCTGGAATCTACAGGAAACGAGAAG AGAAAAGAAGTGCTGGGAATGCCATCCGGAGCTCCCTGAAGTCAGAAGAACAGAAGATCAAAGACGCCAGGAGAGGTCCCCTGGCACCTTTTCCAAACCAAAAATCTGAAGCAGCAGAACCTCCAAAAACTCCAACCTCGACTTGTGATTCTACCAATGCAGCCGTTGCCAAGCAGGCCCTGAAAAAGCCCCTCAAGGGAAAACAGACCCCTCGGAAAAA AGCTCAAGGAAAAACGCAACAGAATCGCAAACTCACGGACTTCTACCCTGTCCGGAGGAGCTCCAGGAAGAGCAAGGCCGAGCTGCAG tctgaagaaaggaagagaatagaTAAGCTGATTGAAAGTGGGAAGGAAGAAGGCATGAAG ATTGACCTCATTGATGGCAAAGGCAGGGGCGTGATCGCCACCAAGCAGTTCTCCCGGGGTGACTTTGTGGTGGAGTACCACGGCGACCTTATCGAGATCACTGACGCCAAGAAGCGAGAGGCTCTGTATGCACAAGACCCCTCTACGGGCTGCTACATGTATTATTTTCAGTATCTGAGCAAAACCTACTG CGTGGACGCCACCAGAGAGACAAACCGCCTGGGAAGGCTGATCAATCACAGCAAGTGCGGGAACTGCCAGACGAAGCTGCACGACATCGATGGCGTGCCTCACCTCATCCTCATTGCCTCCCGCGACATCGCAGCCGGGGAGGAGCTGCTGTATGACTACGGGGACCGCAGCAGGGCCTCCATCGAGGCCTACCCATGGCTGAAGCATTGA